The DNA sequence AGTGCTCATCTCCACAAACTTCTGGTGACAGTGCGCGAGAAGTAGATGCAAGTGGATCCACCGCTGGGTAAATACCCATTTCAGAAAGCTTACGCTCAAGGTTTGTCGTTGCATCTAAGTGAGCGAACGTTGTTGCTGGTGCTGGGTCAGTATAGTCATCGGCAGGTACGTAAATCGCTTGGATAGATGTTACGGAACCTTTTTTCGTCGATGTAATACGTTCTTGCAGCATACCCATTTCTGTTGCAAGTGTTGGCTGGTAACCTACGGCAGAAGGCATACGACCTAATAGGGCAGATACCTCACCACCCGCTTGCGTGAAACGGAAGATGTTGTCGATGAAAAGAAGTACGTCTGCACCTTTTTCATCACGGAAATATTCAGCCATTGTTAAACCAGATAGGGCAACACGCATACGTGCTCCAGGCGGTTCGTTCATTTGACCGAATACCATCGCTGTTTTGTTGATTACGCCGGAATCCTTCATCTCGAAGTAAAGGTCGTTTCCTTCACGAGTACGCTCTCCTACTCCTGCGAATACGGAAATACCGCCGTGTTCTTGCGCGATGTTGTTAATGAGCTCCTGGATTAAAACGGTTTTACCTACACCGGCACCACCGAATAGACCGATTTTACCACCCTTTATGTAAGGTGCTAATAAGTCTACTACTTTAATACCTGTTTCTAAAATTTCTGTTTCAGTAGAAAGCTCTTCGTAAACAGGTGCTTGACGGTGAATTGGATCACGACGAACACTGTCCGGAATTGGTGCGTCTAGATCAATGTTTTCCCCTAATACGTTAAATACACGTCCGAGTGTATCGTCACCTACTGGTACAGCGATTGGCTTAGCTGTGTCAGTTACTTCCATTCCACGTACGACACCATCTGTTGATGACATCGCAACCGTACGAACAGTATCGTCTCCTAAGTGGAGGGCAACTTCTAACGTAAGGTTAACGTCAACTTCGCCTGAAGATTGTGCTTGTCTTTCTACTTTTAATGCGTTATATATCTCAGGTAATTCGCCACGGTTAAACTGAACGTCTACAACCGGACCCATTACTTGAGTGACGCGTCCTTTATTCATCTTCTTTCCTCCTTACATCCTAAATGACCACGTTGGAGTGAAATCGTTTAAGAAAAATACGTTATTTTTCTTCTATGTTTACTATTCGAGTGCGGAAGCTCCACCAACAATTTCGTTGATTTCCTGTGTAATCGCAGCTTGTCGCGCTCGGTTATATACTAATGTTAGCTCGTCAATACGATCAGTGGCATTATTCGTAGCTGATTGCATCGCAGTCATTCTTGCCCCGAACTCACTTGCTTTTGCATCGAGCAATGAACCATATATTAAGCTTTCAGCGTAATGTGGTAACAATTGCTCTAAGATGACCTTCGGATCTGGCTCATAAATATATTCCTGCGTTGCTGCATCTTCTTCTTCTCCTGCAAGGTCAGTAAGTGGTAACAGCTTTGATTCTGTGACCTTTTGGCTAATGACACTTACGAAGTGATTGTAGTGAAGATAGATTTCATCAAAGATGCCATCCGTAAACATATCAATCGTTGTTGCGGCGATATTTTTGATCTCAGCGTACTCTGGCTGATCTTGTAATCCTACGATTTCTTGGTAAATCGGCATTCCTCTTTTTTTGAAAAAATCACGTCCTACTTTACCAATAACGATGAGGCCGTACTCATTTGGTGATTCGTGACGTTCGTTAATGATTTTATGTGTTTGACGTAAAAGTCCGCTGTTGTATGCTCCGCACAGTCCACGGTCTGAAGTGATGACGATGTATGCTGTCTTTTTCACTTCTTCACGCGCTTCTAGCATCGGGTGAGTAATTGTATTTTCTTCACCAGAAGCGATACTCGCTACTACTTCACGAATTTTTTCTGTATAAGGAATAAAGGATGTTGCCTTTGATTGTGCCCGATTTAACTTCGCAGCAGATACCATTTCCATTGCTTTCGTAATCTGCTTCGTTTTCTTCGTAGAGGTAATTCTTGATTTTATATCTCTTAATGAGGCCACCGTTGTTCACCACCTTTACTTACGAATTGCTGTATTCGGCAAAAAGCTGGGAAAAGACATGCATGAAGCATCATTTTCCCATTTATTTTTTAACCGTAAGTGATAAGTATTTATGCTTAACTAAATGTTTTTTTGAACTCGTCAATTGCATTATTTAGAGCATTTTCATCAGGTAATGCGCCTGATGTTTTAATCTGATCAAGAAGATCTTTATTGTTATGCTCTAAGAATGTAAATAATTCTGCTTCAAATCGGCTTACGTCTTCTACTTCGATGTCGTCGATGAAGCCTCTTGTTAATGCATAAAGAATGACAACTTGTTTTTCTACAGCAAGTGGTTGGTGAAGGCCTTGCTTTAGTACTTCAACTGTACGTGCACCACGGTTTAACTTCGCTTGTGTTGCTTTATCAAGGTCAGAACCAAATTGTGCGAATGCTTCAAGCTCACGGTATGAAGCTAAATCAAGACGCAGTGTACCTGCAACCTTTTTCATCGCTTTAATTTGTGCTGAACCACCTACACGGGATACGGATAAACCAGCGTTTACGGCTGGTCGTACACCGGAGAAGAACAAATCAGATTGTAGGAAAATTTGTCCGTCCGTAATCGAAATTACGTTTGTTGGAATGTAGGCAGATACGTCACCAGCTTGCGTTTCGATAAATGGTAGGGCAGTTAATGAACCTGCTCCTTTATCGTCACTAAGCTTTGCAGCACGCTCAAGTAAACGGGAGTGTAAGTAGAACACATCCCCTGGATATGCTTCACGCCCTGGAGGACGACGAAGTAATAAAGAAAGCTCACGATAAGCTGATGCTTGCTTCGTTAAGTCATCATAAATAACAAGTACGTGCTTGCCATTGTACATAAATTCTTCACCCATTGATACACCTGCATATGGCGCTAAGTATAATAATGGTGCTGGCTGTGATGCACTTGCTGTTACGACGATTGTATAGTCTAACGCACCGTGTTGACGTAACGTTTCTACTACGCCCGCAACAGTGGATTCTTTTTGTCCAATAGCGACATAAATACAGATCATGTCTTGATCTTTTTGATTTAAGATTGTATCAATCGCAATGGCTGTTTTACCAGTTTGACGGTCACCGATGATTAACTCACGTTGACCACGACCAATTGGAATTAATGCGTCAATTGACTTAATCCCTGTTTGAAGTGGTTCGTGAACAGATTTACGGTCCATAACACCTGGTGCTGGGCTTTCGATTGGACGAGTTTTTGTCGTTTCAATTGGTCCTTGACCATCTAGTGGTTGACCTAAAGAGTTAACTACACGTCCTAAAAGCTCTTCACCAACTGGTACTTCCATAATACGTCCAGTTCGACGTACTTCGTCCCCTTCACGAATGTCCGTGTAAGGTCCAAGGATGATAATACCAACTGTGTTTTCTTCAAGGTTTTGTGCCATACCCATGACACCATTTGAAAATTCTAAAAGCTCACCGGCCATAACATTTTCTAGTCCGTGAGCAACAGCGATTCCATCACCAATTTTGATGACGGTACCAACATCGCTTACTTCAATTTCAGATTGATAGCCTTCAATCTGTTTTTTTATTAAAGAGCTGATTTCATCGGCTCTGATGCTCATTCCGTTCACCCCTATCTACTAACGTTCCCATACATCATACGTTGCTGTATGCGTGCCAATTGGTTGGCTACGCTACCGTCATAAACGCTATCACCGATTCTTAATCTCATGCCACCGATGATATCTTTATCTACAACGTTATTAATAAGAAGCTGATTTTTGTTGGCTTTTTTAGAAAACACTTGTGAAATTGCTTGCTTCTCTTCTTCCGATAAGGCTTTAGCTGTATAAACAGTTGCTTCCGCAATTCCTTTCGCTTCAAAAACGAGCGACCGGTAGCTTTCTGCAATTGTGTAATATAGCTGCTCTCTTCTATTATCTATTAAGATTTGAAGAAGGTTTAACACCGCGTCACTTACTTTTGACGAAAAACTCTCTCTAACTATTTTCTTCTTTTCTTCAGAAGTCATTTTCGAATGTTTAAACACTTCGTCAAGAAGGTTCGTCTCTTGAAATACTTGTGTCACATCGTCTAGTTCTTGTTGAATAGAATCTAAAAGGCTGTTTTCCTGTGCATATTCAAACAGTGCACTAGCGTAACGAAAACCTACTGGATGTTTTTTCATAGCTCTTCGCCCACTTCTTTAAGCGTTTCTTGAATGAGCTTTTCTTGTTCCTTTTCATCCAATTCCTTTTCGATCACTTTAGATGCAACAAGGACTGACAAGGTAGAAACTTGCTCACGAAGCGCGGAGATAGCTCGCTCTTTTTCATTATTAATTTCAGCAAGTGCTGATTGCTTCATGCGTTCAGCTTCAGTTCGTGCATTGGAGACGATTTCTTCCGCTTGCTGCTCGCTTAGTTTTGTTGCTTTTTCAATAATACCTTTCGCTTCTTGACGGGCCTCTTGAATTGCTTCCCGTTGTTCAGCTAAATATTTTTCTGCTTCTTTACGATTTTTTTCTGCAGAATTAATTTGGTCAGCAATGTGGTTTTCACGGTCTTCCATCATCTTAAGAATTGGTCCTAGTGCGAACCTTTTCAATAAGAACATGAGTGCGAGGAAAGCCAAAAGCTGATAACCAGCATTAATCCATGCAATATCTTGAAGATCAAACAACGATTTTCGCCTCCTTCATACAGTAATATCTAGAAAACACCATTCTATCATTATGTTTTTTTACGTTACGTTCCATTTCTACAACTATGAAAACATAAAAGGAATGGCGAAGAGTGTGTATGTAACGTTCTCCGCCATAATAGCATATAAGGTCATTGCCTCACGTATTAATCTGTTCGATAAATGCTTTCATCGGCAGGTTAGTTATTGAGGCAATGGCGACTAAAGCTAGTAAGCTTATGTGCGCAGAATAAAAGGATATATGCTAAAGGTGTTAGCCTTAAATATTACCTAATAACATGAAGGCAATAACGATAGCAAAGATAGGAATCGCCTCTACTAATGGTGCACCGATGAATAATAGTAATTGAAGTGGACCTCTCATCTCAGGTTGACGAGTTACCCCTTGAACGACACTACGTACTACGATTGCTACACCAAACGCCCCTGCTACTGCAGCGATACTTGCAACTATTGCTACTGAAAGAAATTCCATTATTAATATCCTCCTTTAAAATTCCATTGATTATTGTTTTTATTTGTAACGCCCTAAAAAATATAAGAGCAAGATTACCAAAGTTTATACTTGAAAAGTGTTGCTGTGCTTTAGCACTTTTATTGTGCATAAAGCAGTTTCATGTTTAATGTTCCTCGTTCACTTTGTGTGCCATGTACACCATTGTAAGCATACAGAAAATAAATGCTTGTAGCGATCCAATAAATAGTCCAAACACTTGTAATGCAATGAGCGGTAAGAACATTGCAACCCCCCATGCAACGGTGCTTGCACCGAGACCAACTAGCATGACCATTAGTACTTCCTTTGCAAATACGTTGGCATAAAGACGCATTCCAAGAGTGAGGGTGTTGGAAAAGTCCTCAATAATTTTAAATGGAAATAAGAATGGTACTGGACGGAAATAGTCCTTCCCATATTCTTTAGGTCCTTTAAGCTTTAATGCATAGAAATGCGTTAATATGATGATGAAAGCTGCTAATGAAATCGTAAGTACAGGGTCTGCTGTAGGAGAATGCCAGTAAACATAGTGTTCTGTTTTAGTCGCAAGCTCAAACGGTAGCCCAGCCATATTAGCTACGAAAACATAGAGAATTAATGTCGTACCTAGCACGACAAAGTGCTTCCCTTGCTTCCAATCCATATTTGTACTGATGATATTTTTGATAAACTGTAATAAGTATTCGACTGCGTTTTGTGCTCCTGTCGGGTACATTTTCACTTTCCTCGACATAAAAAAGAGGACAAAAAACACGATTGCCATGACAACAGTAGTCATGAAAATACCGGTGAGGTCCACCTTTAACCAAGGGTTATCAAAAAGCTCAATCACTGGTTTCTTATTATCCAACCATTTTCACCTCTTTTCTCTGTTACTCTAGGTTTGTACATTTTTTGCCATGCACATTAGCGATTAAGGTGCTTAATGTGAAACATAGGTTCTATTAATATAATGAAATAGGTTATTGCTAAACCTATGATGACACCTTCGATTTGTAGGTATTCAGGAAAACGCATTGCGATTGTTACAGCTAAGACCGCAGCGATAATTCGTGTTAGCGTTCCAAAAATCACAAGACTCGGTCTTTTTTTTCCGTCAAACACTTCGCCAATTCGCTTCACTTGCAAATATGTATTAATAAGATTAATTAAGCTGAAGCTTGCTCCAAATACAATTCCTAAGAAGAGTGGGGAATTAGAAAGTATAAAAGCGAGTATAAGAAAAACTGCAATGATAACGATTGTAAAAATAGTGTACCTTTTCGCTGCCACTTTATAATCCATCATGATGATTCTTCTCCTAGAAATTTGCGAATAGCAAAGTATATTCCTGTTATCGCAGTTCCAATACCTAAAAGTACACCAAGCCCAATAAATAAACCATCTCCATCAAATCGGTTATCTGCCCACCTACCAGTAAACACACCAACAAGTATTGAACCTACAAGGTAAGAACTCATTGTCGTCATCAGTGCAAGTGCTTTTACTGTGCTTCGAAATTTAGATGAAGGTTCTGACATAGTTTTCTCCTCAAGCTTGAGTCCTAGTCTAAAACAACTTCGTTAACAAAAAGTTTGTGCACTACTGAATTATCCTTTGTAATCGTACCAATACCGCATATCCCTGTCAATAAATCCTATCTATGTATCATAAAAAAAACTCTCTTATACATAAGGGTTAAGCGCTTTCTTGTTCACACTTTTTTCTAATAAAGTTCACACAGTAGACACAATTTCTATTATACATAAAAAGTATTAGTCTGTCTTTGCTAAATTGCGGAAAAATAATATTTTTAATTTTCAATAAATTAATGACTCCTCTTTATCATCCTTTATCCTTTATTTTCCATTATACTAACAAAAGAATTCCTACTTTTTACATATATATATGCTTTCAAATTATCCCGATTTTATTCTTTTTTTACTATAATGAATCAATTTCATCATTCACTTTCTAAAAAAAATCATAGTCTCAGAATAAGTATCATCTCATTAAAAAATCTCTTGTTAACTTAACTTTGTTGTTGATTTTCACTTCAGGCTACTCGCTTGCCGCGGGCAAGGCTTCAGCTAATCGGGGGAAACCCACCCCGATGGATCTTCAGCTCTTGCTTTTCCCGCAGGCGTCTCGTATCCTTTCGTTTCAATCAACAATTGCACAAAGTGTAGTAATTATGCTGATACTGAATAATAAGTTCGACATTTGGGGAGGTAATCATTTTTTCATACTTTTTATAAATTGACACGTAAGGCTCAATAATTATGAAATTCATTCTAATACAAAAGAGGGAAACACATTAGGTTGTTTTTCACCTATTGTGTTTCCCTTTTTGGTAATGTGTGACGCGTTCATTAGTTTCCTTCTTCTCCCCAAGATCCAATGTATATTTCCTTTTCAATTGTATCTTCATGGCCGTCTTTTTCTGCAAATATTAACGCTTTATATACGCCAGGCTTTACTTCCATCTTCACATCTTGTTCAAACATTCCTCTGTCTATGTTTGATTGTACATCGACGTAATCAATAAACTGAAACGTATCAGGGTCATACAAAGCAATTCCAAACGTATCGATGCCACCAGGGAAATACACTTCATAATGATATTTATGTGGTTCCGGTGTTTGTTCAAACACGAATGCCATTAATCTTGGATATTCCGGCTCTTCCACAAAGAACAAATATGGCACTTGAATTGTTTCTGAGCCACTTTTCACTTCAATGACGTCGTGATAAATCCCTTCTTCAAATACAGATGGGAAAACATCCATCGTTACTGGTACTGTTTTCGTTTCTCCAGGCGATAGATAAATCGCAAAAGGCACTTTCCACTGAATACCATCAGGCACTTCAAAAGGTGGTTCTATCGTGTACTTCTTTCGCTTATCTGAAAGATTTTCTATCGTGATCTCTACTTTTTTCTCTACTCTTCTATCGGTCCTTAGCCACTTACCGAACGATAATGATCCAGGATACACAAGCGTTTCCGTGTTTAGCGCTTCGTTCATTTGAATTCTTCCTGTTCCTTGGACGTGTGGTGGGTATATCTCTCCTTCTTTGTCGCTAATTGGCTTCGCTGTATTCATAATCGCCGCTTTTATTTGCTCAGGTGTCCAATCTGGATACTTTTGCTTTAAGAGTGCTGCAACTCCAGCTACATGTGGTGCAGACATACTTGTTCCATTCAAATCTTGGTAGCCCCGTGGAATTGTACTATCAATGGCTACCCCTGGTGCAACGACATCAGGCTTAATATCCCATGTGTGGGTCACTGGTCCCCGTGAGCTAAAAGGTGCCATAAAGTCTTCCTCTTCACGGTAAATCGTTCTTAAGATTACCTCTTCTTTCTCTATCTTTTTTAATAAATCTTCCCCAGCTTCTTTTGAAATGCTTACTACCGGGATGCCCATTGGTTCTTCAAGCAAACCAGCAAATTCACCGTCTGTATGGTTAAAAATAATGAGTGCCTCTGCACCTGCGCTTTCAGCAATTCGTGCTTTATACGTAAAGCTTATTTCTCCACGCTTCGCTATGACGATTTTTCCTCTCACATCTTCGTTTGCGTAATCCTCTTTTTTTCCTAATCCGACATATTGAAGAGGATATGCTCTTCTTAACTCCCACTTTTCCGAATTTTGCATTGGTATAATTGGAATTTCATTTTTATCTTGTGCACTTGTAGTCAAATACGGTACTCGCATTGGTGGTGTGGAGGCACCAACAGAAATCGCTTTTGATGACGTACCTGGTGATCCAACCGTCCATAAGTTAGGTCCACTGTTCCCGTTGGAGGTGACAGCGACTACTCCTTGTTCGACTGCTTTATCTAATGCAATACTTGTTGGCCAATCAGGTCCATTTACTGTATTGCCTAATGAAAGGTTGATGACATCTACACCATCTTCGACTGCTTTTTCGATAGCTTCGATTACTTGCTCTGTCGTCCCCATCCCCGTTGGACCGAGCGTTCTGTAAGCATAAATTTCTGCGTCTGGCGCAACGCCTTTCAATCTCCCATCTGCGGCAATGATTCCAGCTACATGTGTGCCATGTAACGTAGGGCGTCCTTCTGTATGCTTTGTTTCCATCGGATCATCGTCCTCATCGACGATATCGTAACCACCGTAATAGCTGTTTTTTAAATCAGGATGCTCATAATCAATGCCTGTGTCGATGACGCCAACTTTTACACCTTTACCAGTTAACTTGTCACCTTCTTCATCTAACATGCTTCTAATTTCATTTCCACCAATGAAGGGGACACTTTCGTCTAGAGATGGTTCATAATAGGCAATCTCGTCTACTCTATTTACATTTAAAAAGCTAGCAAGCCGTTCTGCGTCTTTCCTCTTCACCTCTAGCGAAACACCGTTGTATAGCTTCGTAAATGTTTTGCGAATGTTAGCCGAAGGTATTTCTTCTTTGATTTTTTCTACTAATTCTAATGGGTCACCTAATGCTTCTATAATGTATACTGATTTTTCGTCACTTCTGTCTGGATATGCTGGTCTTTCAGGAAACATAACAGGTGCCGCTTCTAGCTTTGTCGCATTGACCGATCCGTTCTCTATTGCTGGTACGAATAAAATGAGAGTAAGTAAAACAAGGGTAAATATCTTGTTTCTCGTGCTCATGGATGCATCACCCTTCTTTTTTGTATAGTATTGGATCGTTTAATTTGTTGGCTTGTCTGCTAATTTATGACTCCTTTTTAATCATGTTTTTTTATCTTTCCAAGGTCCTTTCATTTTCATGCAAGTGGTTTTTACGTTGTGGAGGATTCGGACGGAGCTAAGAGCGTTTTCAGATGGAGTTATCGATAATTCAGATCGAGTTTCGGTTGAGTTTCACATGATTCAGATCGAGTTTGGTATGATTTAACATTTTAAGGAAAATTATTACGATCTGCTCAGATGGAAAAAAACGCCCCCGGTCCATCTGGAACAACCCGTTCGGATGACGCGAAGAAAATGCAAATATGCTCTCGGATTAACAAAGAAAACAACAATATAAAAAGCGTTTTCTCTTAGATTAACTTCAATACGTAGAACACTCTCCTTGTATTCGGAATGGATTAACTTAAAATCGGTATACCTGTTGCTTAAGATTGAATTCTTCAATATCTTTCTTGTAATAGGTTTCACCGTTGGATATCCAAATGAGGTTAATATAGAAGTCTCCCTATCCTTATCAGCGAAGGAAAATAAGCGGAGAATTTCCGATTAAATTGAAAACTGAGCTTGTTTTGGTCTATATAAGCGGAGAATTTCCGGCTATTCAAACCTAAAGCCCTTTTTTTCAAGAGCTTCGAGTTAATAGGCGGAATCTCTCCGTCTATTTAGCCTGTTTTCATTGCCTATTTTTTAATTAAGGGAAATTTCTCCGCTTATTTATCAGACCGGGTGCATAACCAGAAATCATAATCCATAAGTGCGGAGCCTTATGAGCCCAGACAGTTCTCTTCTCCTTTTCGAATCGCTAGGTTCTGTATAGAGAGCAAATTCACGTATGTTTTAACACCCAAAATAACACCAATGCATACATTTATTCACCCTCGTCAGTTGGTGTGCTAAAAAAATTGCCTGTTGAAACACATAGTATTGCGCTTAAATATTGATATGACAACATAAAAAGGAGATGTAATTAGCGGGCTAATTGCATCTCCAAAAGCTATTGTTTGTTCCGTCTTCTCCCTCTCAACCGAACGGGTTACCATTTGGAAGGGGGCGTGCTACTTACACTCGATTAAATTCATCTGGATTTGGACCGACGCGCTCGTCTTCGTTTAGTGCGTTGATTTTTTCCATATCCTCATTTGTAAGTTCGAAATTAAACACATCTGCGTTTTCAGCGATTCGATGTGGTTTTACCGATTTAGGAATTGTTACAACTTCATTTTGTAAATCCCAGCGTAAAATGACTTGAGATACTGACTTGTTATATTTGTTTGCAATCTCTGTTAATGTCGGATGATCAAGAAGCTGTCCTTGCATTAATGGGGACCAAGCTTCAAGCTGGATATTATTGTTTTTACAAAAAGTGTGTAATTCCTTTTGTGTTAGTTTAGGATGATATTCTACTTGGTTCACCATCGGTACGATGTCACATTGATCAATCACGTCTTGCAGGTGGTGAACTTGGAAGTTACTGACTCCGATTGCACGAATTTTGCCATCGTTATAAAGCTTCTCTAGTGCCTTCCACGTATCAATATATTTTCCTTCAGCAGGAACTGGCCAGTGAATTAAATATAGATCTAAATAATCAAGGCCAAGCTTGTTTAGCGTTTCATCGAAAGCAGCTAACGTCTTGTCATAGCCTTGGTTTGAGTTCCAAACCTTTGATGTAATGAAGAGTTCTTCACGTGGCACATTTACTTCAGCAATTGCTTTACCAACACCTTCTTCATTGCCGTATATTGCCGCTGTATCAATGCTTCTGTAGCCATGCTCAATCGCTGCTTTCACAGAGCTTACAACTTCTTCCCCATCTTGCACTTTAAAAACACCAAGTCCTAGCCAAGGCATTTTCACTCCATTATGTAGTGTTGTTGCGCTTTGTAAGTCTTTTAGCATACGTACACTCTCCTTATTCGTATTTTTATCAAAAATGGTTTGCTTAGGAAGCAAACTTCATTTTTCAACAGAAGTTATAGCTTAACGTAATCTCTCCACTTATGGACTGGCTGCCAATTCAATAATTTTTTAGCTTTTTCGTTACTTAATAACGTTTCGTAGCCTGAAATCTCCTTTTTCAGTTCTACTTCTGGAAAAACGGATGACATTAGTTCTTTACTTTCTATGTCCATGCTCGTTTCATCTGCCGCTAAATTTAGCGCAACCGAGCCAAGCCCGTCCGTTTCAACAGCTAATCGATACGCAGTTGCAGCATCTCTCGTATCAATATAACTCCAAACGATTGTTTTTCTTATTTCTGGGTTATGAATAAAGTCCGGAAAATTTTGATACATTTCTGGAGTAATCACATTCCCTAAACGCATAGATACTACTTGCATGCCTGTTCTTTGGTTAATCATATCAGCTGTTTTTTCATTAACGATTTTAGACAATCCGTAGCTTTCTTCCGGTAATTGTGGATGCTCTTCGTCAACCGGTACGTACTGTGGTGTTAAGTTTTGCTTTGAAAAGCAGATTCCATAAGAGGATTCGCTCGATGAAATGACTGCTTTCTTGATTCCTAATGTGCTAGCGGCTTCAAGAATATTATATGTAGACATTACATTGTTTTCAAATGTTACCTCATTCGGATGAGAATAAGCTACAGGTATTGCTGCTAAGTGGATAACCGCATCCGCTCCAGCTAACACGCCATATACTTCACCTAGATTTGTTAAATCAACAATTACTGTCTGACAAAGCGGCTCTGCTGGATGCTTTAAATCTGCATTGACTACCTCATAGCCATGATTTAAAAATTCTTTTATAACATCTCTACCTAAAAGGCCACTTCCACCAGTTACTACTACTTTTCCCATCATCCCACTCCTCATTAAACTTCTTTTTTGAATCGTTCGTGACACTGTGAAGTATACGCGTTCTATTTTATTTAAACAATTACTGAAATTTTGTAAATATAATAACACTCTGTTGATTAAGTATAGTTAGGGTTAGTTACTTACTTTTATTGTGTTGGTGGTTCGTACGGGGTTGTGCATTTGACTTTTTCGTAGTTACGCATGGTTCACCCAAAGTTACACACGATTTACCAATTTCATTCCAATATTCACTAACGAAAGAGGACTCAAAAGGTAAAACTAACCTTTTAAGAAGGCCACTGAAAAAGTGGCGTTCTTTCACTTTTTCAGTGGCCTAAGCAATGTGTGAAGTCGTTGCAATCGTTTAAAAGCCTGATAGGAATGGGTTTATCCTATCAGGCGCGCAACTGCAATACAAATAAAAGGCACTGAAAAAGTTGTTTTGTACTTTTTCAGTGACCTCCCTTTTTAGTCCCTCTTTAGCAATCGTTATTTTGTTCCAAATAAGCGGTCTCCAGCGTCTCCTAGTCCTGGTACGATGTAGCCTTTTTCATTAAGTCTATCGTCCATTGCAGCTAAGTAGATGTCAACGTCAGGATGGTGCTTCTGTACTTCCTCGACTCCTTCAGGTGCTGCAACTAAACACATGAGCTTCATGTTTTTAGCGCCACGCTTTTTCAATGAGTTGATAGCCTCAACAGCC is a window from the Evansella cellulosilytica DSM 2522 genome containing:
- a CDS encoding AtpZ/AtpI family protein; translation: MSEPSSKFRSTVKALALMTTMSSYLVGSILVGVFTGRWADNRFDGDGLFIGLGVLLGIGTAITGIYFAIRKFLGEESS
- a CDS encoding F0F1 ATP synthase subunit delta: MKKHPVGFRYASALFEYAQENSLLDSIQQELDDVTQVFQETNLLDEVFKHSKMTSEEKKKIVRESFSSKVSDAVLNLLQILIDNRREQLYYTIAESYRSLVFEAKGIAEATVYTAKALSEEEKQAISQVFSKKANKNQLLINNVVDKDIIGGMRLRIGDSVYDGSVANQLARIQQRMMYGNVSR
- the atpE gene encoding F0F1 ATP synthase subunit C encodes the protein MEFLSVAIVASIAAVAGAFGVAIVVRSVVQGVTRQPEMRGPLQLLLFIGAPLVEAIPIFAIVIAFMLLGNI
- the atpA gene encoding F0F1 ATP synthase subunit alpha, which codes for MSIRADEISSLIKKQIEGYQSEIEVSDVGTVIKIGDGIAVAHGLENVMAGELLEFSNGVMGMAQNLEENTVGIIILGPYTDIREGDEVRRTGRIMEVPVGEELLGRVVNSLGQPLDGQGPIETTKTRPIESPAPGVMDRKSVHEPLQTGIKSIDALIPIGRGQRELIIGDRQTGKTAIAIDTILNQKDQDMICIYVAIGQKESTVAGVVETLRQHGALDYTIVVTASASQPAPLLYLAPYAGVSMGEEFMYNGKHVLVIYDDLTKQASAYRELSLLLRRPPGREAYPGDVFYLHSRLLERAAKLSDDKGAGSLTALPFIETQAGDVSAYIPTNVISITDGQIFLQSDLFFSGVRPAVNAGLSVSRVGGSAQIKAMKKVAGTLRLDLASYRELEAFAQFGSDLDKATQAKLNRGARTVEVLKQGLHQPLAVEKQVVILYALTRGFIDDIEVEDVSRFEAELFTFLEHNNKDLLDQIKTSGALPDENALNNAIDEFKKTFS
- the atpG gene encoding ATP synthase F1 subunit gamma, whose translation is MASLRDIKSRITSTKKTKQITKAMEMVSAAKLNRAQSKATSFIPYTEKIREVVASIASGEENTITHPMLEAREEVKKTAYIVITSDRGLCGAYNSGLLRQTHKIINERHESPNEYGLIVIGKVGRDFFKKRGMPIYQEIVGLQDQPEYAEIKNIAATTIDMFTDGIFDEIYLHYNHFVSVISQKVTESKLLPLTDLAGEEEDAATQEYIYEPDPKVILEQLLPHYAESLIYGSLLDAKASEFGARMTAMQSATNNATDRIDELTLVYNRARQAAITQEINEIVGGASALE
- the atpD gene encoding F0F1 ATP synthase subunit beta, with translation MNKGRVTQVMGPVVDVQFNRGELPEIYNALKVERQAQSSGEVDVNLTLEVALHLGDDTVRTVAMSSTDGVVRGMEVTDTAKPIAVPVGDDTLGRVFNVLGENIDLDAPIPDSVRRDPIHRQAPVYEELSTETEILETGIKVVDLLAPYIKGGKIGLFGGAGVGKTVLIQELINNIAQEHGGISVFAGVGERTREGNDLYFEMKDSGVINKTAMVFGQMNEPPGARMRVALSGLTMAEYFRDEKGADVLLFIDNIFRFTQAGGEVSALLGRMPSAVGYQPTLATEMGMLQERITSTKKGSVTSIQAIYVPADDYTDPAPATTFAHLDATTNLERKLSEMGIYPAVDPLASTSRALSPEVCGDEHYEVARQVQQTLQKYKELQDIIAILGMDELSEDDKLTVHRARRIQFFLSQNFHVAEQFTGQKGSYVPVKETIKGFKEILEGKHDDLPEDAFRLVGRIEEVVEKAKQMQ
- the atpF gene encoding F0F1 ATP synthase subunit B produces the protein MFDLQDIAWINAGYQLLAFLALMFLLKRFALGPILKMMEDRENHIADQINSAEKNRKEAEKYLAEQREAIQEARQEAKGIIEKATKLSEQQAEEIVSNARTEAERMKQSALAEINNEKERAISALREQVSTLSVLVASKVIEKELDEKEQEKLIQETLKEVGEEL
- a CDS encoding ATP synthase subunit I: MMDYKVAAKRYTIFTIVIIAVFLILAFILSNSPLFLGIVFGASFSLINLINTYLQVKRIGEVFDGKKRPSLVIFGTLTRIIAAVLAVTIAMRFPEYLQIEGVIIGLAITYFIILIEPMFHIKHLNR
- the atpB gene encoding F0F1 ATP synthase subunit A, giving the protein MDNKKPVIELFDNPWLKVDLTGIFMTTVVMAIVFFVLFFMSRKVKMYPTGAQNAVEYLLQFIKNIISTNMDWKQGKHFVVLGTTLILYVFVANMAGLPFELATKTEHYVYWHSPTADPVLTISLAAFIIILTHFYALKLKGPKEYGKDYFRPVPFLFPFKIIEDFSNTLTLGMRLYANVFAKEVLMVMLVGLGASTVAWGVAMFLPLIALQVFGLFIGSLQAFIFCMLTMVYMAHKVNEEH